Proteins from a genomic interval of Quercus robur chromosome 9, dhQueRobu3.1, whole genome shotgun sequence:
- the LOC126700866 gene encoding uncharacterized protein LOC126700866, translated as MGETGDDSKTLRELFSPITTNPSSCIVLPATTAAHFELKPQIIHLLPTFHGLDREDPYMHVKAFLEICATCKFQNFTDDSIRLRLFPFSLKDKAKAWLNSLSPGSITSWELLVTKFLSKFFPMAKTNALRREIADFYQDEQEKFYESWERFKDLILKCPHHGFETWRLVQYFYNGLTQTNRNMIESMNGGGFLSLRDDEAYKFLENLSESSQQWDFSNCRERSAPAIKKGGLYEVSEDLDIKASLDNLTRKVEALALGRGMNSVNQIQSETCSICASPMHTTQMCPSTVGYPDFYTEQANALNNYGKPLASPFSKTYNPNWRNHPNFSWRQNQPPTNVGGQQVHQQSQFRPPTQAYPPIPQSTPQFVAPPRQQPSLEEPLKTFMQSTSQAIQEMKSSTHLNTQAISKLENQVGQLATQVGEREKGKFPSQPIPNPKGQYAINGSSSSTHAHESVQSITTLRSGKQVDNQVKMPEVEDGENIVLKEKGTHSSQDDHREKKGNSTLIPIQDLSSPLDRRFVPKAPFPQSLISPQKSAQFGDILEVFKQVQINIPFLDAIQQVPTYAKFLKDLVTMKRKTNVPKKAFLTEQVSSIIQNKYPVKCKDPGSPTISCRIGDHLIERALLDLGATDRSVKIPRGIVEDVLIKVDAFYFPVDFVVLDTKPALNASTQIHVILGHPFLATSNALINCRSGVMKISFGNMTVELNIFDISKQVLDNEDICEVNMIGSLVHDTFLQSSCEDPPKACLTRFDCNLDTEKSIEEVNALLDSVPLLSIDSWQPKVVPFPLSSSPFPSIIEPPKLDDFWEHQLISIPQEHKEAIGWKIVDIKDISPFVVMHRIHLEEIAKASQHVFDPADI; from the exons ATGGGAGAAACAGGAGATGATTCAAAAACTCTTAGGGAGTTGTTCTCACCCATAACCACCAACCCTTCATCTTGCATAGTATTGCCTGCAACCACTGCTGCACATTTTGAGTTAAAGCCACAGATAATCCACCTTCTTCCTACTTTTCATGGATTGGATAGAGAAGATCCTTATATGCATGTGAAGGCTTTTCTTGAGATTTGTGCGACTTGTAAGTTTCAGAATTTCACTGATGACTCTATTCGCTTGCGtttattccctttttccttGAAGGATAAGGCAAAAGCATGGCTTAATTCTTTGTCACCTGGATCTATCACTTCATGGGAATTGTTGGTCACAAAATTCCTCTCTAAATTTTTCCCAATGGCCAAGACCAATGCTTTGAGGAGAGAAATTGCAGATTTTTATCAGGATGAACAAGAGAAATTTTATGAGAGTTGGGAGAGATTTAAGGACTTGATCTTAAAGTGTCCTCATCATGGTTTTGAAACATGGAGACtagtacaatatttttataatggttTGACTCAGACAAATCGTAACATGATTGAGTCCATGAATGGTGGTGGATTTTTGAGTCTTAGGGATGATGAGGCATACAAATTTCTTGAGAATCTGTCAGAAAGCTCACAACAATGGGATTTTTCCAATTGTAGAGAGAGATCTGCCCCTGCAATTAAGAAAGGAGGATTGTATGAAGTTAGTGAAGATTTAGACATAAAAGCTAGTTTGGACAATCTCACTCGTAAGGTTGAAGCTTTAGCTTTAGGTAGAGGGATGAATTCTGTCAATCAAATTCAAAGTGAAACATGCTCTATTTGTGCAAGTCCTATGCATACAACACAAATGTGTCCTTCCACAGTTGGTTACCCTGATTTTTATACTGAGCAAGCAAATGCATTGAATAATTATGGAAAACCACTTGCTAGTCCATTTTCAAAGACATACAATCCAAATTGGAGGAACCATCCTAATTTCTCATGGAGGCAAAATCAGCCTCCCACAAATGTAGGTGGACAACAAGTGCATCAACAAAGTCAATTTCGTCCACCTACTCAAGCATATCCTCCCATTCCTCAATCAACACCTCAGTTTGTAGCACCACCAAGACAACAACCATCTTTGGAGGAGCCTCTCAAAACTTTCATGCAATCAACTAGCCAAGCCATTCAAGAGATGAAAAGTTCCACCCATTTGAATACTCAAGCTATTTCAAAGTTGGAAAATCAAGTTGGCCAGTTAGCAACCCAAGTTGGAGAGAGGGAAAAAGGAAAGTTTCCTAGTCAACCTATACCTAACCCAAAAGGGCAGTATGCAATTAATGGTTCTTCTAGTTCTACTCATGCACATGAATCTGTTCAGTCTATTACTACCCTTAGGTCTGGTAAGCAAGTTGATAATCAAGTGAAAATGCCAGAAGTGGAGGatggtgaaaatattgtgttaaAGGAAAAGGGAACTCATAGTTCACAAGATGATCATAGAGAAAAGAAGGGCAACTCAACCTTAATTCCAATTCAGGATCTTAGTTCTCCCCTTGATAGGAGGTTTGTTCCTAAAGCTCCATTCCCTCAAAGTTTAATCAGTCCTCAGAAAAGTGCACAATTTGGAgatattttagaggtttttaaGCAAGTGCAAATTAATATTCCATTTCTTGATGCAATTCAGCAAGTTCCTACTTATGCCAAGTTTCTAAAAGATCTTGTGACAATGAAGAGAAAGACAAATGTCCCTAAAAAGGCATTTTTGACCGAGCAAGTCAGTTCAATCATCCAGAATAAATATCCAGTGAAATGTAAGGACCCAGGATCCCCTACAATTTCATGCAGGATTGGGGATCATCTCATTGAGCGAGCTTTGCTAGATTTGGGGGCAA CTGATAGGTCTGTGAAAATCCCTAGAGGTATTGTTGAGGATGTGCTGATTAAGGTGGATGCGTTCTATTTTCCTGTTGATTTTGTTGTGTTAGACACTAAGCCTGCTCTAAATGCCAGTACACAAATCCATGTCATTTTGGGTCACCCTTTCTTAGCCACATCCAATGCTTTGATCAATTGTCGGAGTGGTGTGATGAAGATTTCTTTTGGGAATATGACTGTTGAGCTTAATATTTTTGACATAAGTAAGCAAGTACTAGACAATGAGGATATATGTGAGGTTAACATGATTGGGAGCCTAGTCCATGATACTTTCCTACAATCAAGTTGTGAGGATCCCCCAAAGGCTTGCTTAACCCGTTTTGATTGCAATTTGGATACTGAAAAATCAATTGAGGAGGTCAATGCATTGTTGGATTCTGTTCCTCTCTTAAGTATTGATAGCTGGCAGCCAAAAGTGGTCCCTTTCCCACTTTCTTCATCCCCATTCCCATCTATTATAGAACCACCAAAGTTGGATGACTTTTGGGAACACCAGTTGATAAGTATACCTCAAGAGCATAAGGAAGCTATAGGTTGGAAAATTGTTGATATTAAGGATATTAGTCCCTTTGTGGTTATGCATAGAATTCACTTGGAAGAGATTGCTAAAGCTTCTCAACATGTTTTTGACCCAG CTGATATTTga